A single genomic interval of Spirosoma linguale DSM 74 harbors:
- a CDS encoding DNA repair protein RadA (TIGRFAM: DNA repair protein RadA~SMART: AAA ATPase~KEGG: dal:Dalk_2956 DNA repair protein RadA) — MAKLKTTFFCQSCGNQSAKWMGRCPACGEWNTIVEEVVQKDEPEKGGWRSPSSGPGGLKIAAKPKAIHAINYEEQPRVTTTDGELNRVLGGGIVAGSLVLIGGEPGIGKSTLLLQIALSLAGLRVLYVSGEESEQQIKMRAERLDAPTSDCHVMTETSTQNIFRVVEHFEPEVLIIDSIQTMQSSLVESGAGSVSQVRECTAEFMKYAKESGVPVFMIGHITKEGSLAGPKVLEHMVDTVLTFEGDRHTTYRILRTTKNRFGSTDELGIYEMLGSGLRQVTNPSEILISQRDEALSGVTIGSMLEGNRPLMIESQALVSVATYGTPQRSSTGFDAKRLNMLLAVLEKRGGFRLGQQDVFLNIAGGLRVEDPAIDLAVCAAIVSSYEDIAIPPSVAFAAEIGLGGEVRAVSRIESRIAEAEKLGFKKMFISKYNLKGLDTKSYKIDINPVSRLDEVFQGVLM, encoded by the coding sequence GCCAAGTTAAAAACTACTTTTTTTTGCCAGAGTTGCGGAAATCAGTCCGCCAAATGGATGGGCCGCTGCCCGGCCTGTGGCGAATGGAACACCATCGTTGAAGAAGTTGTCCAGAAAGATGAACCCGAAAAGGGGGGCTGGCGCAGTCCGTCCTCCGGGCCGGGTGGCCTGAAGATAGCCGCTAAGCCCAAAGCGATTCACGCGATCAACTACGAAGAACAACCCCGTGTGACGACCACCGATGGGGAACTGAATCGGGTACTGGGCGGTGGTATCGTGGCTGGCTCGCTCGTATTGATCGGTGGAGAACCGGGCATTGGCAAGTCAACTCTGCTGTTGCAAATTGCGCTGAGTCTGGCCGGATTGCGGGTACTGTATGTGTCCGGTGAAGAAAGTGAACAGCAAATAAAAATGCGGGCCGAACGCCTGGACGCACCCACCAGCGATTGCCACGTGATGACCGAGACCTCAACGCAGAATATCTTCCGGGTGGTCGAGCATTTTGAGCCGGAAGTGCTCATTATTGACTCCATTCAAACGATGCAGTCGTCGCTGGTGGAATCGGGGGCGGGGAGTGTTTCTCAAGTGCGTGAATGCACGGCCGAGTTTATGAAATACGCCAAAGAGAGTGGCGTACCGGTATTCATGATTGGCCACATCACCAAAGAGGGATCGCTGGCAGGTCCGAAGGTGCTGGAACACATGGTCGACACGGTATTGACCTTTGAAGGCGACCGCCACACAACCTATCGTATTCTACGTACGACAAAAAACCGCTTCGGCAGCACCGATGAGCTAGGGATTTATGAGATGCTCGGCTCCGGACTCCGGCAGGTAACCAACCCGTCTGAAATTCTGATTTCGCAACGCGACGAAGCCCTCAGTGGCGTTACCATCGGCTCCATGCTAGAGGGCAACCGCCCGCTCATGATTGAGTCTCAGGCGCTGGTGAGCGTAGCTACCTATGGAACGCCCCAGCGAAGCAGCACCGGTTTCGATGCCAAACGGCTCAACATGCTACTGGCTGTACTTGAAAAGCGCGGAGGATTTCGGTTGGGCCAGCAGGACGTGTTCCTGAACATTGCGGGTGGCCTGCGCGTGGAAGACCCGGCTATCGATCTGGCTGTATGTGCTGCCATTGTATCGAGTTACGAGGATATTGCCATTCCGCCATCCGTAGCTTTTGCGGCCGAAATTGGTCTGGGGGGTGAAGTGCGGGCCGTAAGCCGGATCGAGTCGCGCATTGCCGAAGCCGAAAAGCTGGGCTTTAAGAAGATGTTTATCTCCAAGTACAACCTGAAGGGCCTCGATACGAAAAGTTATAAAATCGACATCAATCCCGTTTCACGACTGGATGAGGTTTTTCAGGGTGTGCTGATGTAA
- a CDS encoding alpha/beta hydrolase fold protein (PFAM: alpha/beta hydrolase fold~KEGG: mrd:Mrad2831_5284 alpha/beta hydrolase fold), whose amino-acid sequence MSYIKAGTDASGHDIKLFYQDLGTSTGAAGSTVVLIHGWPLSHEMWDYQLAELPAHGLRVVAYDRRGFGKSSQPWDGYDYDTLADDLKAVLDELDLQNVTLVGFSMGGGEVARYMSRHGGARVAKVAFVSAVTPYLLKTEDNPDGVDKDVFDEITENLKKDRAAFLQTFGKQFYGVNLISKPVSQAHLDGDFARAYVASHKATLECAKSFAETDFRDDLAQIQVPALVIHGDSDKTVPIEASGERTANALPNAQYIVYDGAPHGLFMTEKDRLTQDLLSFIQEGVSVRESVGTTSVY is encoded by the coding sequence ATGAGCTACATTAAAGCAGGGACAGATGCCTCTGGACATGACATTAAACTTTTCTATCAGGACTTAGGGACCAGTACCGGTGCCGCCGGATCGACCGTCGTACTCATTCACGGCTGGCCTTTGAGCCACGAAATGTGGGATTATCAACTAGCTGAGCTACCCGCACATGGTCTACGCGTAGTAGCCTACGACCGCCGTGGTTTTGGCAAATCGAGCCAACCCTGGGATGGCTATGATTACGATACACTGGCCGATGACCTGAAAGCGGTGCTTGATGAGCTGGACCTTCAGAACGTGACCCTGGTAGGCTTCTCGATGGGTGGGGGTGAAGTAGCTCGTTACATGAGTCGCCACGGGGGCGCACGGGTAGCTAAAGTAGCGTTCGTGAGCGCCGTAACGCCTTACCTGCTCAAAACAGAAGACAATCCGGATGGCGTCGACAAAGATGTTTTTGATGAGATCACCGAGAACCTGAAGAAAGACCGGGCCGCTTTTCTGCAAACATTCGGGAAACAGTTCTATGGTGTCAACCTGATCAGCAAACCCGTTAGTCAGGCGCATCTGGATGGTGATTTTGCCCGTGCTTATGTAGCTTCTCACAAGGCCACACTCGAATGTGCAAAGTCATTTGCCGAAACTGACTTCCGGGACGACCTGGCCCAAATTCAGGTACCTGCGCTGGTCATTCATGGCGATTCTGATAAAACCGTGCCCATTGAGGCATCGGGCGAGCGGACAGCGAATGCCTTGCCCAACGCGCAGTACATCGTTTATGACGGCGCGCCACACGGTTTATTCATGACCGAGAAAGACCGGCTGACACAGGATTTGCTCTCCTTCATTCAGGAAGGCGTATCCGTTCGGGAATCGGTAGGAACGACTAGTGTCTATTAA
- a CDS encoding transcriptional regulator, AraC family (PFAM: Cupin 2 conserved barrel domain protein; helix-turn-helix- domain containing protein AraC type~SMART: Helix-turn-helix, AraC domain~KEGG: pen:PSEEN1994 transcriptional activator MltR) — MKQPLRKDLEPVAASFIVKELVEPHFDPNWHFHPHYQLFLVEKGTGTRFIGDSIKPFGPGDLVFLGPNLPHLWRSDQVYFDRQPDSNPAELITRGIVVYFTEDFLGPDFFEKQEMTPLRQLLNQSRQGLEWMGPTRGQAEKALKNLSKQPVGFQRVISLLTLLNDLTLATDFRYLTSPGYTNTVKPAETDRMQLVHDYVLGHFPDDLSLDTVADLAGMTSPAFCRYFKARANKTFSEFVSEVRIGHACKLLMNGKLNITQISFESGFRTLSNFNRQFKDITGQTPSGYVKTYRRL; from the coding sequence GTGAAACAGCCTCTACGCAAAGACCTTGAACCCGTTGCGGCTTCATTCATCGTAAAAGAATTGGTGGAGCCTCACTTCGACCCAAACTGGCACTTCCACCCTCACTATCAATTATTTTTGGTAGAAAAAGGGACAGGCACTCGCTTCATTGGTGATTCGATAAAACCCTTTGGCCCTGGCGATCTGGTTTTCCTGGGGCCAAACTTACCCCACCTCTGGCGTAGTGATCAGGTGTATTTTGATCGGCAACCGGACTCAAATCCAGCCGAACTGATCACGCGGGGCATTGTCGTTTATTTTACCGAGGATTTTCTGGGACCTGATTTTTTCGAGAAGCAGGAAATGACCCCACTTCGGCAATTACTGAATCAGTCGCGGCAAGGGCTCGAATGGATGGGACCCACGCGCGGTCAGGCCGAGAAAGCCCTGAAAAACCTGTCCAAACAGCCGGTAGGGTTCCAGCGCGTTATTAGTTTACTGACGCTCTTGAATGACCTCACGCTGGCCACCGACTTCCGGTATCTGACCAGTCCGGGTTATACAAACACGGTCAAACCAGCCGAAACAGACCGAATGCAACTGGTTCATGACTACGTACTAGGGCACTTCCCGGACGATCTCAGCCTCGATACTGTTGCCGATCTGGCAGGCATGACGTCGCCCGCTTTTTGCCGGTATTTTAAGGCAAGGGCGAATAAAACGTTTTCGGAGTTCGTTTCGGAAGTTCGCATCGGTCATGCCTGTAAGCTGCTCATGAACGGGAAGTTGAACATTACTCAGATTAGTTTTGAGAGCGGCTTCCGGACCTTGTCGAACTTCAACCGCCAGTTCAAAGACATCACCGGTCAAACGCCCTCCGGCTACGTTAAAACATATCGGCGCTTGTAA
- a CDS encoding Xylose isomerase domain protein TIM barrel (PFAM: Xylose isomerase domain protein TIM barrel~KEGG: smd:Smed_5868 xylose isomerase domain- containing protein) has translation MNKLGMNMFVWTMSMDEDLSDTFNFLKENGFDFVELPVNDVSLDKWHRIGQQLSELGIGVQTCTICGPEHSLISPDEAVRQASVAYLKQVVDCSRAAGSSILMGPVYAGFKEFTGKPATAEEWNWSVTGMREVAEYAQTQGVTLAIEYLNRFEVYLLTCADEVIRYVEDVNHPNCRVAFDTFHANMEEKNIGAALRKCAPYLVHVQISENDRSTPGQGHINFEEVFAVLQDVGYEGPIAIEAFGPNPPELASATHIFRPMFESPEQLAVDGLAFIKSKLAQAVPVGSDE, from the coding sequence ATGAATAAGTTAGGAATGAATATGTTCGTCTGGACGATGTCTATGGACGAAGACCTATCCGATACATTTAATTTTCTGAAAGAGAACGGCTTCGACTTTGTTGAATTGCCGGTAAACGATGTCAGCCTTGATAAATGGCATCGCATTGGCCAGCAGCTGAGCGAGTTAGGCATAGGCGTACAAACGTGTACCATATGCGGCCCCGAACACAGTCTGATCAGTCCTGATGAGGCCGTGCGGCAGGCAAGCGTTGCTTATCTGAAGCAAGTTGTCGACTGCTCGCGGGCCGCTGGTTCCTCTATTCTGATGGGACCCGTATACGCAGGGTTCAAGGAGTTCACCGGTAAGCCCGCCACAGCCGAGGAGTGGAACTGGTCGGTTACGGGGATGCGCGAGGTGGCCGAATATGCCCAAACCCAGGGTGTTACGCTTGCCATCGAGTACCTGAATCGGTTTGAAGTATACCTGCTCACCTGCGCCGATGAGGTAATTCGCTACGTCGAAGACGTCAATCATCCCAATTGCCGGGTTGCCTTCGACACCTTTCACGCAAACATGGAGGAGAAAAACATAGGGGCTGCCTTACGGAAGTGTGCCCCTTATCTGGTTCATGTGCAGATTTCGGAGAATGACCGTTCCACACCGGGGCAGGGCCATATTAACTTTGAGGAAGTCTTCGCCGTCTTGCAGGACGTTGGGTATGAAGGCCCAATTGCCATTGAAGCCTTTGGTCCAAACCCACCCGAACTGGCCTCGGCAACGCACATATTCCGGCCCATGTTCGAGTCACCCGAGCAGTTGGCGGTCGACGGACTCGCTTTCATAAAAAGCAAGCTGGCACAGGCCGTTCCTGTCGGAAGTGACGAATAA
- a CDS encoding oxidoreductase domain protein (PFAM: oxidoreductase domain protein~KEGG: smd:Smed_3325 oxidoreductase domain- containing protein), producing MKLNIAIVGLGFGAEFIPIYQRHPNTNMYAICQRNVEKLNEIGDAYGIEKRYSNYDELLADPNVDAVHINSPIPNHAEQSLKALRAGKHVACTVPMATSVEDCLEIVKACKESGKKYMMMETVVYSREFLFVKELYETGELGKVQFLKASHQQDMDGWPDYWPGLPPMHYATHCVGPVAGLLKLEADYVSCFGSGTIREELAKIHNSPFAVESAHIKFKDSDLSAYVYRSLFDVARQYRESFEVYGDKKSFEWQLIEDEQPVIHTAKKPEPEIPEKVTVPDYARLLPAEIAGFTTKGVYDADEQQHLSFTQGGGHGGSHPHMVHEFVSAIVEDREPFPNAAQSANWTSVGILAHESALQGGKLIKLPDFNL from the coding sequence ATGAAACTAAACATCGCTATTGTTGGCCTCGGTTTTGGGGCCGAATTCATTCCCATCTACCAGCGGCACCCAAACACAAACATGTACGCGATTTGTCAGCGCAACGTCGAAAAGCTGAACGAAATCGGTGATGCTTATGGCATTGAAAAGCGGTACAGTAATTATGATGAACTGCTGGCCGACCCAAACGTCGATGCGGTACACATTAACTCGCCCATTCCGAACCACGCCGAGCAGAGCCTGAAAGCCTTACGGGCGGGTAAGCACGTAGCCTGCACTGTGCCCATGGCAACGAGCGTTGAAGATTGCCTGGAAATCGTAAAAGCCTGCAAGGAATCGGGCAAAAAGTACATGATGATGGAGACGGTGGTATACAGCCGCGAGTTTCTGTTCGTTAAAGAATTGTATGAGACGGGCGAGCTGGGCAAGGTGCAGTTTCTGAAAGCCAGCCACCAGCAGGATATGGACGGATGGCCTGATTACTGGCCGGGTTTACCCCCTATGCACTATGCAACGCACTGCGTGGGTCCTGTAGCCGGTTTACTCAAACTCGAAGCCGATTACGTATCCTGCTTCGGATCGGGAACGATTCGGGAGGAACTGGCCAAGATTCATAACTCGCCGTTTGCGGTGGAGTCGGCTCATATCAAGTTCAAAGACAGTGATTTGTCGGCTTATGTGTATCGGTCGCTGTTCGATGTAGCCCGGCAATATCGGGAGAGTTTCGAGGTATATGGCGATAAAAAATCATTCGAGTGGCAGTTGATCGAAGATGAACAACCAGTCATTCATACCGCCAAGAAACCGGAGCCGGAAATTCCCGAGAAAGTAACGGTACCCGATTATGCACGGCTCTTACCGGCCGAAATTGCCGGGTTCACCACCAAAGGTGTGTACGATGCCGATGAGCAGCAACACCTGTCGTTTACGCAGGGGGGGGGGCATGGCGGCTCACATCCACACATGGTTCATGAGTTTGTTTCTGCCATTGTTGAGGATCGAGAGCCTTTCCCGAACGCAGCTCAGTCGGCCAACTGGACGAGCGTTGGTATACTGGCACATGAATCTGCTTTACAGGGTGGAAAGCTCATTAAGTTACCGGATTTTAACCTATAA
- a CDS encoding membrane-bound dehydrogenase domain protein (TIGRFAM: membrane-bound dehydrogenase domain protein~PFAM: blue (type 1) copper domain protein~KEGG: ara:Arad_4598 hypothetical protein) — protein sequence MKKILTAIGVVVALAQCARQSAPNTAVRQESTKSSQSAPRRTEILFLGDNGHHRPIERVPELMAALGDKGINITYTDKLEDLNADNLNKYDGLLIFANWDSIGKPQEKALLDYVSSGKGLIPVHCASFCFRNSSEYVDKVVGGQFWRHKMDTIQTRFTQPNNPIVAGLPSFKAYDETYIHSHLQPDNNVLAVRDIKADQTKDMAAANRPDAKEEPYTWTRQYGKGRVFYTAYGHDERTWSQPGFQQLLERGILWAVGDKVKKLHDDLKPQPFAYHEANLPNYEKRPGPQLQQKPLSPEESMKHIQVPVDFTLDLFAHEPNVMHPIALTWDERGRLYALITKDYPNERKPEGGSDYIVICEDTDKDGKADKFTNFAEGLSIPTGMTFGNGGLYVSQAPHMLFLQDTNGDDKADVKKIVFTGFGTYDTHAGPSNLHYGFDNWIWGSVGYSGFKGKVGADSVKFSQGFFRFKPDGSQLEYVTSTSNNTWGLGFTETGDIFGSTANNSHGWYMAIPNRYFHGAPHIRENGSRSTDTHKDMKPITEKVRQVDVFGGFTAAAGHNFYTARAFPKKYWNNIAFVAEPTGHILHQNVMQKSGTNYEDAEGFNLMAGADEWFAPVFAEVGPDGAVWVVDWYSFIIQHNPTPKGATNGSGNAYETPLRDFTHGRIYRVGYKNAPAYTPLTLSKSRPEELVATLKNTNMFWRMAAQRLLIERNNKDVVPQLIALVNDKSVDEIGINPAAIHALWTLHGLGALNGSDANAIAAVKQALKHPVASVRKTAIQVLPPTSEAASVLLENNLLNDQEPLVVLNTLLKFTEAPQSKTVQQAILARLDKASETNDRWLPDAFACALTGNDGQLLKTYLKQVAVNSPAPAKPAHDMSTHADKGHGPSAPMPKTASAPMGNQPDLVVAAIRTTPESPSVREGARIFVDVTNAGGVAIPDGTPIPMTVRIEGPKGEQEGAKINFVSVTHNTGIKPGETVTISKSNNGPWVGDMGVQFERAGDYTISVMLDRENTIAESNEQNNNATHTLTYRAPQSLSAYALERATRSYASVAPVDSVIALLRQTQKLDAAQSEAIVKGVSEGWNMKQTAQVREADKSFLASLTGSVSADNRTRLGRLYEAWGLTKSEPVDPNVEVIRMKTVREEMRFDKKEFTVTAGKQVEIVLENPDAMQHNLVIGKPKSMEIIGSAADKLITAKDGAEKNYVPSISQVIAATPLVNPDQTFRLKFTAPATPGDYPFVCTFPGHWRMMNGVMKVTKASVGLNAK from the coding sequence ATGAAAAAAATACTCACAGCAATTGGGGTAGTTGTGGCTCTCGCCCAATGTGCCCGACAATCGGCTCCCAACACAGCTGTTCGGCAGGAGTCGACGAAATCGAGCCAGTCGGCTCCCCGCCGAACGGAGATTCTGTTTCTGGGCGATAACGGCCATCACCGGCCTATCGAACGGGTTCCCGAGTTAATGGCCGCGCTGGGTGATAAAGGTATCAACATCACCTATACCGATAAGTTGGAAGATTTAAATGCCGACAATCTGAACAAGTATGACGGCCTGCTGATCTTTGCCAACTGGGACAGCATTGGAAAGCCTCAGGAAAAAGCACTGCTCGACTATGTGTCGTCGGGAAAAGGGCTGATTCCGGTGCACTGTGCCTCGTTTTGCTTCCGGAATTCGTCCGAATATGTCGATAAAGTTGTTGGCGGACAGTTCTGGCGGCATAAGATGGATACCATCCAGACGCGCTTCACGCAACCCAACAACCCAATCGTAGCGGGTTTGCCGTCGTTCAAAGCGTACGACGAAACGTACATTCACAGCCATCTTCAGCCCGACAACAACGTGCTGGCGGTTCGGGATATTAAAGCCGATCAGACGAAAGACATGGCCGCTGCCAACCGGCCAGATGCTAAGGAAGAACCGTACACCTGGACCCGGCAATACGGCAAAGGGCGCGTGTTCTACACGGCCTATGGGCACGATGAGCGTACCTGGAGCCAGCCCGGTTTTCAGCAGTTGCTGGAGCGGGGTATTCTGTGGGCTGTAGGCGATAAGGTTAAAAAACTGCACGATGACCTGAAACCACAGCCGTTTGCGTACCACGAGGCTAATCTGCCGAACTACGAGAAACGCCCTGGGCCGCAGTTGCAGCAGAAGCCGCTTTCGCCGGAAGAGTCGATGAAGCACATTCAGGTGCCGGTCGATTTCACCCTCGATCTATTTGCTCACGAACCCAACGTGATGCACCCCATTGCCCTGACCTGGGACGAACGCGGACGGCTCTATGCGCTGATTACGAAAGACTATCCGAATGAGCGCAAACCCGAAGGCGGCTCCGATTACATCGTGATCTGCGAAGACACGGATAAAGACGGTAAAGCGGACAAGTTCACCAACTTCGCCGAAGGACTAAGCATTCCAACCGGAATGACCTTCGGCAATGGCGGCCTGTATGTGTCGCAGGCACCGCATATGCTGTTTTTGCAGGATACCAACGGCGACGATAAGGCCGATGTGAAGAAGATCGTCTTTACGGGTTTCGGTACCTACGACACCCACGCTGGGCCAAGCAACCTGCACTACGGTTTCGATAACTGGATTTGGGGAAGCGTAGGGTACTCTGGCTTCAAAGGAAAGGTTGGTGCCGATAGCGTGAAGTTTTCGCAGGGCTTTTTCCGGTTCAAACCCGACGGCTCGCAACTCGAATACGTAACCAGTACCTCCAATAACACCTGGGGGCTGGGCTTTACCGAAACGGGCGATATTTTCGGGTCGACGGCCAACAACTCGCACGGCTGGTACATGGCTATTCCGAATCGCTATTTCCACGGTGCTCCCCACATCCGGGAGAATGGCAGCCGCAGCACAGATACCCACAAGGATATGAAACCCATCACCGAAAAAGTACGTCAGGTAGACGTTTTCGGTGGGTTTACGGCAGCGGCCGGACATAATTTTTACACGGCGCGGGCATTCCCGAAAAAATACTGGAACAACATTGCGTTTGTTGCGGAGCCAACCGGGCATATCCTGCACCAGAACGTAATGCAGAAAAGCGGTACCAACTACGAAGATGCCGAAGGGTTTAACCTGATGGCTGGTGCCGACGAATGGTTTGCGCCCGTATTTGCCGAAGTAGGCCCCGATGGTGCCGTTTGGGTGGTTGACTGGTATAGCTTTATCATTCAGCACAACCCTACGCCTAAAGGAGCGACGAACGGGTCGGGTAACGCTTATGAAACGCCCCTGCGCGATTTCACCCACGGTCGGATTTACCGCGTCGGGTATAAAAACGCTCCGGCCTATACGCCACTGACGCTGAGCAAAAGCCGCCCGGAGGAATTGGTCGCTACGTTGAAAAATACGAATATGTTCTGGCGGATGGCCGCACAGCGTCTACTCATCGAGCGGAATAACAAAGATGTTGTGCCGCAGCTGATTGCGCTGGTGAACGATAAGTCGGTGGATGAGATTGGCATCAATCCGGCCGCCATTCATGCCCTTTGGACTTTACACGGATTGGGCGCTTTGAACGGGTCGGATGCTAACGCAATCGCAGCCGTTAAGCAGGCATTGAAACATCCGGTTGCCAGCGTTCGGAAAACCGCCATTCAGGTGTTGCCGCCAACCAGCGAAGCCGCCAGCGTGTTGCTGGAAAACAACCTGCTGAACGACCAGGAGCCGTTAGTTGTGTTGAACACCCTCTTGAAATTTACCGAAGCACCACAGAGCAAAACGGTGCAACAGGCTATTCTGGCCCGTCTGGATAAAGCCAGCGAAACCAACGACCGCTGGTTGCCCGACGCATTTGCCTGCGCCCTGACCGGCAACGATGGTCAACTGCTCAAAACGTACCTGAAGCAGGTGGCCGTAAATTCGCCTGCGCCAGCCAAACCGGCGCATGACATGAGCACCCACGCCGACAAAGGACACGGCCCCAGCGCGCCAATGCCTAAAACGGCATCGGCCCCCATGGGTAATCAGCCTGACCTGGTCGTAGCGGCTATCCGGACAACACCCGAATCGCCTTCGGTTCGTGAAGGCGCACGCATTTTTGTTGATGTGACCAACGCCGGTGGGGTGGCCATTCCGGACGGAACGCCCATTCCAATGACCGTTCGCATTGAAGGGCCAAAAGGAGAGCAGGAGGGAGCCAAAATCAACTTTGTGAGTGTGACCCACAACACAGGCATCAAACCCGGCGAAACCGTCACCATCAGTAAGTCGAATAATGGCCCCTGGGTTGGCGATATGGGCGTACAGTTTGAGCGGGCGGGCGATTATACCATTTCGGTAATGCTCGACCGTGAAAACACCATTGCCGAAAGCAATGAGCAGAACAACAACGCCACGCATACCTTAACCTACCGCGCTCCGCAAAGCCTGAGCGCCTACGCGCTGGAACGGGCCACGCGCAGCTATGCATCGGTCGCGCCGGTCGACTCCGTAATTGCGTTACTGCGCCAGACCCAGAAGCTCGACGCAGCGCAGAGTGAAGCCATCGTGAAGGGAGTTTCGGAAGGCTGGAATATGAAGCAGACCGCGCAGGTTCGTGAGGCTGATAAGTCATTCCTGGCTAGCCTGACTGGCAGCGTATCGGCCGATAACCGCACTCGTCTGGGACGGCTCTACGAAGCCTGGGGCCTGACGAAAAGCGAGCCCGTCGATCCGAACGTAGAAGTAATTCGGATGAAGACGGTACGCGAAGAGATGCGGTTCGACAAAAAAGAGTTTACCGTAACGGCAGGCAAACAGGTTGAGATCGTGCTGGAGAATCCGGATGCCATGCAGCATAACCTGGTGATTGGTAAACCGAAAAGCATGGAAATCATTGGCAGTGCCGCCGATAAGCTGATTACGGCAAAAGACGGGGCTGAGAAAAACTACGTTCCGTCCATTTCTCAGGTTATTGCCGCTACACCGCTGGTAAACCCCGATCAAACGTTCCGGCTTAAGTTTACGGCCCCGGCAACTCCCGGCGATTATCCGTTCGTTTGTACATTCCCTGGCCACTGGCGCATGATGAATGGCGTAATGAAGGTTACGAAAGCCAGCGTGGGACTTAATGCGAAATAA
- a CDS encoding histidine kinase (PFAM: ATP-binding region ATPase domain protein; histidine kinase A domain protein~SMART: ATP-binding region ATPase domain protein; histidine kinase A domain protein~KEGG: pca:Pcar_2025 two component sensor histidine kinase) → MLHRSTAVPLLILLISLVLLAGILVDNGVLFPGATLPLVSLTWVGIALITQFLIGYGLWWVLRQRQQSMETEVLHSIVHEFQTPVTAIRMAADILTSPIARNHPERTDKYVRIILEETERLQHQVETMLTLARADRNTLILNPEPIQLHQLLHSVAERHGDYLTLNLPHTDPYILADRIHLTNVLYNLLDNAIKYSSAQPTITIQTQLTSDGLTIMVRDRGVGIPPHLISQIFQPFFRVHDHNQPSVKGFGLGLSYVQRIVKSHHWTIWVKSEVEKGSEFIIQIPPSALLPFPIPNEATNHTV, encoded by the coding sequence ATGTTACACCGTTCTACTGCCGTTCCTTTATTGATCCTCCTTATTTCGCTCGTTCTACTGGCGGGTATTTTAGTGGATAATGGCGTGCTGTTTCCCGGAGCCACTCTGCCACTGGTTTCGCTAACATGGGTTGGAATAGCACTGATCACTCAGTTTCTTATTGGCTACGGTTTATGGTGGGTGCTTCGGCAACGGCAACAGTCCATGGAAACGGAGGTCCTTCACTCGATTGTTCATGAATTTCAGACACCCGTGACGGCCATTCGAATGGCGGCCGACATTCTGACTTCGCCAATTGCCCGCAATCATCCGGAGCGCACGGATAAGTATGTTCGGATTATACTCGAAGAAACCGAGCGGCTTCAACATCAGGTAGAAACCATGCTTACCCTGGCGCGGGCCGACCGAAACACCCTGATCCTAAACCCAGAGCCGATTCAACTACATCAGCTACTTCATTCGGTGGCCGAACGTCATGGCGATTACCTGACGCTCAACTTACCCCATACTGACCCCTATATCCTGGCAGACAGGATTCACCTCACCAACGTACTCTACAACCTGCTGGACAACGCGATTAAGTATAGTTCAGCCCAGCCAACTATAACGATACAGACTCAGCTAACCAGCGATGGGTTAACGATTATGGTTCGAGACCGGGGTGTTGGTATACCTCCGCATTTAATTTCCCAGATTTTTCAGCCTTTTTTCCGCGTTCACGACCACAACCAGCCCAGCGTGAAAGGCTTTGGCCTGGGCCTCAGCTACGTACAACGAATTGTAAAATCCCACCACTGGACGATCTGGGTAAAAAGTGAAGTCGAAAAAGGTAGTGAGTTCATTATTCAGATTCCACCTTCGGCTCTTTTGCCATTTCCGATTCCCAACGAAGCTACAAATCACACCGTTTGA